A genomic region of Devosia ginsengisoli contains the following coding sequences:
- a CDS encoding VOC family protein — translation MLDHVGLRTTQFDHLMAFYKAVLAPLGYTVMMEYPGAAGLGRAYPDFWIGADDKGSSNIHLAFKTDDRKAVDAFHAAALAHGGKDNGAPGLRDYTPTYYAAFVIDPDGNNLEVVCNEE, via the coding sequence ATGCTGGACCATGTCGGCCTTCGCACCACGCAATTCGACCACCTGATGGCCTTCTACAAGGCGGTATTGGCGCCCCTTGGCTATACCGTGATGATGGAATATCCCGGCGCCGCCGGCCTGGGCCGCGCCTATCCTGATTTCTGGATCGGCGCCGATGACAAGGGCAGTTCCAACATCCACCTGGCCTTCAAGACCGACGACCGCAAGGCAGTGGACGCCTTCCACGCCGCCGCACTCGCCCATGGCGGCAAGGACAACGGAGCGCCCGGCCTGCGCGACTACACCCCGACCTATTACGCCGCCTTCGTCATCGACCCCGACGGCAACAATCTCGAAGTGGTCTGCAACGAGGAATAG